TCCATGGCATACAAAACGAAAAAACAAAAATGGAGTTGAAGGGAAGAAGCTGGCCGGCCAGCATTGGGTGGATTCAAGTCAAACCAATTTGCTTCTAAAATCACAATGGGCATAAATATCGAGTACATGGATATGTAGCCAGGTGCCGGTCATGGTTCGGTTCTGCATGGAGCTTTGACAAAGGGTGCGAGAATATGTTCAAATCTACAACACACTACAGGAAAAATCCTTCTGATAAACCTGCACGACAGGCCCAACAAATACAAACAGACGAAGAAGCCCGAAAGTAAAGGAAAAAGACGAGTGAAAGAAAGATCATATAGACACAAAATAACCATTGATATTGCCACAATAATCTTCGGCAAATTCCAAAAAAAAGATAGCAAACAAACTAAACTTTTGAATCTACATCTTAAGTTCATCCTTACCAAATGGACTAAGAGATCCTGTTCACAATCCTTCCCAAGAGAAATAAATAACAGTATGCTAGCAGCCAAACGGAAATAACTTACACAAAATGAGTCTTACAAGAGTTACAGTTAACTTTTCAAAAGTTGAAAACCTGATGTTTCTTGTGCCAATTCACTACAACTGCCAAAATGACAGGAAAAATTGGCGTGCTAACATCTTCTTTCTAAATAATCCATTCCTGCTGCTGTCTGACATAAACTAGAACTGTCACAAAAACAAACCAAATACAtgagatttttctttgttttcagcCAATCATGTGCAATCAGAATTATCTGAACAACTATTTATTACCACAACAGAAAGGCCAAAATCATTATGAATCATTACAAAACTGTTGCATTGTTTTCAATCGATTACCTATTTTCAAGAATTGCACAGAACATACTAACACAACTTTTTGCTTTTAACATTTTCAATACAAATCTTCAAAAACAGATTGGAAACAAGGTGGCAGATTTATAATCAGGTGACCATCAGAACTAACATTCACATTGTAATGATATAGTCAGTTACTGTTTAATAATGAACATAATgtgtatttgaaaaaaaaaacatatattattAGCCTTTTGTGttttaacaaaaatcaataaatctCGTTAACTAAAAATTGACTCTTCATTACCAAGTTAATAGTTCAAGTTCAATTCTTGATGCACCCGTTCTTGAGTTAAGGAAAACTTGGATCATACAATAAGGTACAGTGACCGTGTTCATTTTGTCTATACTTTCAAGTCCAAAAAGCTCATACATAAGTGGCTCATGACCAAAGAAAAGTTTTTGGAACCTGAACTTAAACTTacataattaaaagtaaaatagccACCGCAATTTTGAAATCATGTAAATTTATATGCTGCATATCTAGATATGAAAACAACAACCAAGCATTTTTTTACTAGGGTCTAGGTCCGTAGATAAATCCTATACCTCTAAATCTCTCTTGCTGATTTGCTCCATAGTTTTTTGTGGTTTTCCTCTACCTCTACTTCTACCTATACTTCTGCCTCTACCTCTACCTCTACCTCTACCTCTGCCTCTACCTGTTAAACTATCCTTCATTCGGTCTACAACACATCCTACATCCTTATATCCAGCTTCTAATAACAACATTATATTAATATCACGATTTTTCATACTTTAAGTATGTCGACTGTTTTTTTTCATTTGTGGTCACCATTTTGAAACCATTTAAGAATCTAGATTTCATATTCATACTAACACTTCAACGTTTAGTGAATAAATTCTTGAAGGGATTAAGAATCTGAATTCTGGGTCAATTAATTATAGGATCTTACCAactgtaaaaacttgttaagcaATGATAAAAGGGAAGAAAATATTCCATTCATAGTGAAAGAGGGAATAGTAGCAATACAGTTGTTTTGATTCTGTTTAAAAGTTAGCCAAGTTACAAAAATAGCCACTGATATAAATAAACAACAAAGTAAAGAGAGGACTGAGATAGAGAAAGAATCATTTAGTATATATAAGAAAgtaatttcaaaaaaattggaAACATACCTTATCCATAAGTACAATTATTAAGGGGTCACTCGTCCAAAACTCGACAGACAATTAACAAAAGTAGCCCCTGCATTTCACAGATCCACATAAGCATTTCTTTTTCCTCTGACCAGCTTTGAGAGGAAGATTTATCCCATAATCATAAGTTAACTCCACCATGGGAGGGATGTGTCTAATTGCAAAGAAAGCAATGTGGAGATCTGATTCATCCTTATTTTCACGTACAATCGGACGCCACAACACATTTGGAGAGCAGCTATGATTCATAAACCGAGCAACATTTCCTTCATTTTTTGCCGTTATATAAAGCGGGGATGGGATCTTTGGAGCTTCAATGTCGGCAGGAAAAATTTCCAGCTGCTGATAGATGCGAGTAGAATCAAAAATGTACTCGTCTTCGTTTTCACCACCAAGCATCTCTGCCCTAGCACTGTCTATGACTTCCCCTGCATACTCACATATAAAAGTTCCAGCACGAATAGCATCCCACGATCTTAGACCCCAACCTTTATTCTTGGTTCTGAACACCTCCAAACGAAATTTCAGGCCAACTTGGGAAACCCGGTTTCGGCAAGTAGAGGGACATTGACAAGAAGGACCACACTCATGTATCACGGATTTTAGATCCGCGACTAACCCAGAAGCAGAATACGGAAGTAAACCTCCATTCTTTTGAATGCAGGAACAGTTGTAATTTCCAGGTTGACATCCACCAATACAAGAACATCCAGCAGTAGGTTCCACAGGAGCAATTGCTCTCGAATTCTTGAGAGTAGGGATATAAGTGAAATATGCAGGGCCCTTCTCGTTGTCAACATCGTTCACAAGACAAACAGGCACTTTTTCAGCCCCAGAAGTAAGATCAGGCAATATGACCCCGGTTCTTGGAGCCGACTTATCAGTCCATTGTTGAACAGATTTCCATGTTGAATATGCTTCGGGCTGTCCGGGCATCCTTACTAATTTATACTTGAATACATTAAAGCCGGACTTTGCTTTCTCCACCCATGAATCCTGAATCTTGTAAATACCATCATAGACATATACCTTCCCTGATGGATGCATTACATCCTTCAAACCTCTAATTACTCTCACATCATTACCTCTATGCATGCTCTTCTCCATTGCAAGATTACCCCTTTCAAGCTTTTGATCACTTGCTCCCTTCTCGCGATTAACTCCACCTTGGCCACTGTAAATCAGCACATCCCCATCGTCAGTATTATCTTCATACCCTCCGGACGAGACAATACTAACAGCCAATGGCTCTTCCTCTTGACTTGCTTTGGAACCCAGATAATCGATTCCAGCCATAGAAGGTGCATGTAATCCCACTAAGCACAACtcaaatcggaaaaagaaaatatCCCCAATCTCAACACCAGGCACAAGTCCAATCCTTTTCTTGCTGTTACTCCTAACCCCTTTGGTCATCATAACATTGCCTGCCTTCAAATCAGGCCGCTTAGCTCCATAAGTGTCcttaattgactcttcaatttgTCCAAGCTTTCTTCGCATCACTTCATATATCATAAGCGTATATGAAACTGAGTCCCTGCTACCATCCGGATGATTTATTACATCAAAAACCATGGGATTAATTGATTGAATAATATCATTAGCCACTACATCCAGATCAACATCAGCAGGAACCACACCACCAACACCGCCATCAGCACTAGCACCAGCACCGCTACCACGCTTCGCCCTTCCCCTCTTCTTCCGCTTTGAACTCCCATTCCCAGTTCCATCTTCTAAATCAAGTTCATTTATCTCAGCAGTATTGTACCCTTCTTCCTCCATGAGATGTGCAGCGCGATTCCGGCTAGCCCTCCGTGACGAACCAACATCTCCATTTGTCGCCGCAGTTGGAGTCTTGAATGAATTAATTGGAACAGCAGTAGATATTGGGGTGGGGGTCGGATTCGGTGCATTCTGGTCGGAAAGCCTCTGAGATTCCGGCGAAACAAAGAACGGATAAAACGGCGCAACACCAGTTGGAAAAGGACCAGCAGGAGAAGCACAAACAAAAGGAGCACCACCTTGTGGAGTTGAAGATGAAGCAGGATTAGACGGTGAAGGGAACACAGGAACAAGAGTCCTCAATGGCTTAATATTTAAAACCCTAGACTTATCAATTGAGTCTTGACCCACGTTATTGTCCATTGTTTGCAACTTCAAAACAGTACAAGTATACTCTGTATTATACTGACAACTTTTTCAccaatcacaatacaccacagTACA
The Vicia villosa cultivar HV-30 ecotype Madison, WI linkage group LG6, Vvil1.0, whole genome shotgun sequence genome window above contains:
- the LOC131609974 gene encoding histone-lysine N-methyltransferase, H3 lysine-9 specific SUVH1-like; translation: MDNNVGQDSIDKSRVLNIKPLRTLVPVFPSPSNPASSSTPQGGAPFVCASPAGPFPTGVAPFYPFFVSPESQRLSDQNAPNPTPTPISTAVPINSFKTPTAATNGDVGSSRRASRNRAAHLMEEEGYNTAEINELDLEDGTGNGSSKRKKRGRAKRGSGAGASADGGVGGVVPADVDLDVVANDIIQSINPMVFDVINHPDGSRDSVSYTLMIYEVMRRKLGQIEESIKDTYGAKRPDLKAGNVMMTKGVRSNSKKRIGLVPGVEIGDIFFFRFELCLVGLHAPSMAGIDYLGSKASQEEEPLAVSIVSSGGYEDNTDDGDVLIYSGQGGVNREKGASDQKLERGNLAMEKSMHRGNDVRVIRGLKDVMHPSGKVYVYDGIYKIQDSWVEKAKSGFNVFKYKLVRMPGQPEAYSTWKSVQQWTDKSAPRTGVILPDLTSGAEKVPVCLVNDVDNEKGPAYFTYIPTLKNSRAIAPVEPTAGCSCIGGCQPGNYNCSCIQKNGGLLPYSASGLVADLKSVIHECGPSCQCPSTCRNRVSQVGLKFRLEVFRTKNKGWGLRSWDAIRAGTFICEYAGEVIDSARAEMLGGENEDEYIFDSTRIYQQLEIFPADIEAPKIPSPLYITAKNEGNVARFMNHSCSPNVLWRPIVRENKDESDLHIAFFAIRHIPPMVELTYDYGINLPLKAGQRKKKCLCGSVKCRGYFC